The following are from one region of the Cronobacter dublinensis subsp. dublinensis LMG 23823 genome:
- a CDS encoding IucA/IucC family protein, protein MVSLPRPAATDVAAQCFLNALLRETRDWQHLPGPSPQAPAQIHVPLSDTQAIRIPLRYFSPTQHHQYRFPALRIMNDEDRGEPIDFATLVDLILTKPSVKGELADDVLVRFARRVQESHRHTWQAIELRHDWNTLRAQPLNFAQAEQALLVGHAFHPAPKSHEPFNETEARRYLPDFAPRFPLRWFAVDKSHVAGESLGLNLRTRLLRFAAQSVPGLLSHFTDTRWLVPMHPWQAAYLLAQPWCQALVEKGELIDLGEAGAPWLPTSSSRSLYSETNNDMIKFSLSVRLTNSVRTLSVKEVKRGMRLARMAQTSRWQALQARYPTMRVMQEDGWVGLRDVAGEIQEESLMALRVNLLFATPQTQTNVLVSLTQAAPDGGDSLLASAVRRLGERLALPPPQAARCWVKAYCDRVLLPLFSAEADYGLVLLAHQQNILVEMQQDLPVGLIYRDCQGSGFTDGALLWLAEAGEPQAENRFSEAQLLRYFPYYLLVNSTLAVTAALGAAGFDSEENLMAIVREALVGLRATARDTRCLDYVLESRHWNCKGNFFCYLHDHNENTIADPAVIYFDFDNPFTGSAHDA, encoded by the coding sequence ATGGTTTCTCTGCCCCGCCCCGCCGCTACCGACGTTGCGGCTCAGTGTTTTCTCAACGCTCTGCTGCGTGAAACCCGGGACTGGCAACATCTTCCCGGCCCATCGCCGCAGGCACCGGCGCAGATCCACGTCCCCCTTTCTGACACGCAGGCCATTCGCATTCCGCTGCGTTATTTCTCTCCCACGCAACACCATCAGTACAGGTTCCCGGCGCTGCGGATCATGAACGATGAAGACCGCGGCGAACCGATTGATTTTGCAACACTTGTTGATCTCATTCTGACCAAACCCTCCGTGAAAGGCGAGCTTGCCGACGATGTCCTGGTGCGCTTTGCACGCCGCGTGCAGGAGAGCCATCGTCACACCTGGCAGGCGATTGAACTGCGCCATGACTGGAATACGCTGCGCGCGCAGCCGCTTAATTTTGCACAGGCCGAACAGGCGCTGCTGGTCGGACATGCGTTTCACCCGGCCCCGAAATCACATGAGCCTTTTAACGAAACCGAAGCACGCCGCTATCTGCCGGATTTCGCGCCCCGGTTTCCGCTGCGTTGGTTTGCGGTAGATAAATCGCACGTAGCTGGGGAAAGTCTGGGGCTTAATTTGCGCACGCGTTTGCTGCGTTTTGCGGCTCAGAGTGTGCCAGGGTTGCTCTCGCACTTTACTGACACGCGCTGGCTGGTGCCGATGCATCCGTGGCAGGCAGCCTATCTGCTGGCGCAGCCGTGGTGTCAGGCGCTGGTGGAAAAGGGCGAGCTCATCGATCTGGGCGAGGCGGGCGCGCCATGGCTGCCGACCAGTTCATCACGCTCGCTCTACAGCGAAACCAATAATGACATGATCAAATTCTCCCTCAGCGTGCGGCTCACGAACTCTGTACGCACGCTGTCGGTCAAGGAAGTTAAACGCGGTATGCGTCTGGCACGCATGGCACAGACCAGCCGCTGGCAGGCGCTGCAGGCACGTTACCCGACCATGCGCGTGATGCAGGAAGATGGCTGGGTAGGGCTGCGCGACGTGGCCGGAGAAATTCAGGAAGAGAGCCTGATGGCGCTGCGCGTTAATCTGTTGTTCGCCACGCCGCAGACGCAGACTAACGTGCTGGTGAGCCTGACGCAGGCCGCTCCGGACGGCGGCGACAGCCTGCTCGCCTCAGCGGTACGTCGTCTTGGCGAACGCCTGGCGCTTCCGCCGCCGCAGGCCGCACGCTGCTGGGTGAAAGCGTATTGCGATCGCGTTCTGCTGCCGCTCTTTAGCGCCGAAGCCGACTACGGCCTGGTGCTGCTTGCGCATCAGCAAAATATTCTGGTGGAGATGCAGCAGGATCTGCCGGTGGGCCTGATTTACCGTGACTGCCAGGGCAGCGGGTTTACCGACGGCGCGCTGCTGTGGCTTGCAGAAGCCGGCGAGCCACAGGCGGAAAACCGCTTCAGCGAAGCCCAGCTCCTGCGCTACTTCCCGTATTACCTGCTGGTGAATTCAACGCTTGCCGTCACCGCCGCGCTCGGCGCCGCCGGGTTCGACAGCGAAGAAAACCTGATGGCCATCGTGCGCGAAGCCCTCGTCGGGCTGCGCGCCACGGCGCGTGATACCCGCTGTCTCGATTACGTGCTGGAGAGCCGCCACTGGAACTGCAAAGGTAACTTCTTCTGCTATCTGCACGACCACAACGAAAACACCATTGCCGATCCGGCGGTCATTTACTTCGACTTCGATAATCCGTTTACAGGGAGCGCGCATGATGCCTGA
- a CDS encoding GNAT family N-acetyltransferase, protein MPEASIIHDGYGFRCAQLNLTLPLALGLDGSGVLNYPGALPQGWLVSALDQLFIAAPALTGITLPWAQWRDEPQAQALFERVQCDYLARDTFWQLPLWLRGERTPARGVMQYDETRQLAFPVRAPRPHGEVYRRYDPQIKRTLSFRVADVAQDAEHFTRWMNAPRVNAFWEMAGPQAEQEAYLRKQLDSSYCYPLIGCFDDAPFGYFEIYWAAEDRIGRHYRWQPFDRGLHMLVGEEQWRGAPYIRSWLRGLSHYLWLDEPRTQRLVAEPRFDNQRLFRHLPVAGFGTVKEFDFPHKRSRLVMSQRDHFFREVGL, encoded by the coding sequence ATGCCTGAAGCCAGCATTATTCATGACGGGTATGGTTTTCGCTGCGCGCAGCTCAACCTCACCCTGCCGCTGGCGCTCGGCCTGGATGGCAGCGGCGTGCTGAATTATCCGGGTGCTTTGCCGCAAGGCTGGCTGGTTAGCGCACTCGATCAGTTGTTTATCGCCGCGCCGGCGCTGACTGGCATTACGCTGCCATGGGCGCAGTGGCGCGATGAGCCGCAGGCGCAGGCGCTGTTTGAACGCGTGCAGTGCGACTATCTTGCCCGTGACACGTTCTGGCAACTGCCGCTGTGGCTGCGCGGCGAGCGTACGCCTGCCCGCGGCGTTATGCAGTATGACGAGACGCGACAGCTCGCGTTTCCGGTGCGTGCGCCACGTCCTCACGGTGAGGTTTATCGCCGCTATGATCCCCAAATCAAACGTACGCTCAGTTTCCGGGTAGCAGACGTGGCGCAGGATGCGGAGCACTTCACCCGCTGGATGAACGCGCCGCGCGTCAACGCCTTCTGGGAAATGGCTGGCCCGCAGGCGGAACAGGAAGCCTATTTGCGTAAACAGCTCGATTCCTCGTACTGCTACCCGCTTATTGGCTGCTTTGATGATGCGCCGTTCGGCTATTTCGAAATCTACTGGGCGGCGGAAGACCGCATCGGCCGTCACTACCGCTGGCAACCCTTCGACCGCGGCCTGCATATGCTGGTGGGCGAAGAGCAGTGGCGGGGCGCGCCTTATATCCGCAGCTGGCTGCGCGGCCTGAGCCACTATCTGTGGCTGGATGAACCGCGGACGCAGCGCCTCGTCGCCGAACCGCGCTTTGACAATCAACGCCTGTTCCGTCATCTGCCGGTAGCGGGCTTCGGGACAGTAAAGGAGTTTGATTTCCCGCATAAACGCTCGCGTCTGGTGATGAGCCAGCGCGACCACTTTTTCCGCGAGGTGGGGTTATGA
- the iucC gene encoding IucA/IucC family protein: MTLQWWERVNREMVAKILAELEYERTLAANETGAGRWTLMLGEDTWTFSATRGIWGWLHIDPATLENQHSGAVEAESALRQLAAVLKMTDAQTAEHLEDLYATLRGDLQLLEAREDLSADALIDMDPDELQCLMSGHPKFIFNKGRRGWGLTALKAYAPEYRGRFQLHWVAVRRDLMVWSSDADCDINNLLASAMDETERLRFTRYWQALHLDENWLPVPLHPWQWQQKIALHFLPQLARGDILDLGEFGDAYIAQQSLRTLTNVSRRSPFDIKLPLTIYNTSCYRGIPGKYIAAGPLASRWLQQQFARDETLIASGAQILGEPAAGYVSHTGYAALKTAPYRYQEMFGVIWRENPSCWLQQGEQAVLMAALMETDNAGRPLIDAWISRSGLSAEAWLTQMFSAVVIPFYHLLCRYGVALIAHGQNVTLVMKDHVPQRILLKDFQGDMRLVDEAFPEMESLPEPVKAVTARLGADYIIHDLQTGHFVTVLRFVSRLTVQCGVSETRFYQLLADVLQNYMAAHPAMAARFAQFDLFKPQIIRVVLNPVKLTFSEHDGGSRMLPHYLTDLDNPLYLVTRGTAS, translated from the coding sequence ATGACGCTGCAATGGTGGGAGCGCGTCAATCGCGAGATGGTGGCGAAAATACTCGCCGAACTGGAGTATGAACGCACGCTTGCGGCAAACGAAACTGGCGCAGGCCGCTGGACTCTCATGCTTGGCGAGGACACCTGGACATTCAGTGCGACGCGCGGCATCTGGGGCTGGCTGCATATCGACCCGGCGACGCTTGAAAACCAGCACAGCGGCGCGGTGGAAGCGGAAAGCGCCCTGCGTCAACTGGCAGCGGTGCTGAAGATGACGGATGCGCAAACGGCAGAACATCTTGAAGATCTCTACGCCACGCTGCGCGGCGATCTGCAATTGCTGGAAGCGCGTGAGGATTTAAGCGCCGACGCACTTATCGATATGGACCCGGATGAGTTGCAGTGCCTGATGTCCGGCCATCCGAAGTTTATTTTCAATAAAGGCCGCCGCGGCTGGGGCCTCACTGCGCTGAAAGCTTACGCGCCGGAATATCGTGGCCGTTTTCAGCTGCACTGGGTCGCCGTGCGTCGCGACCTGATGGTCTGGAGCAGTGACGCGGACTGCGATATTAACAATCTGCTGGCAAGCGCCATGGACGAGACGGAACGTCTGCGCTTCACCCGCTACTGGCAGGCGCTGCATCTTGATGAAAACTGGCTTCCGGTGCCGCTGCATCCGTGGCAGTGGCAGCAGAAGATAGCGCTGCATTTTCTGCCGCAGCTGGCACGCGGCGACATTCTCGATCTCGGCGAATTCGGCGATGCGTATATTGCGCAGCAGTCGCTGCGAACGCTCACCAACGTGAGCCGCCGCTCGCCGTTTGATATCAAACTGCCGCTGACGATTTATAACACGTCCTGTTATCGCGGCATTCCGGGGAAATACATCGCCGCCGGGCCGCTGGCCTCCCGCTGGTTGCAGCAACAGTTTGCGCGCGATGAAACCCTGATTGCCTCTGGCGCGCAGATCCTCGGCGAGCCAGCCGCGGGTTATGTCTCGCACACCGGTTACGCGGCGCTGAAAACCGCGCCCTACCGCTACCAGGAGATGTTTGGCGTCATCTGGCGTGAAAATCCGTCCTGCTGGTTGCAGCAAGGTGAACAGGCTGTGCTGATGGCAGCACTGATGGAAACCGATAACGCGGGTCGCCCGCTCATTGATGCCTGGATCTCACGCTCAGGCTTAAGCGCCGAGGCCTGGCTGACGCAAATGTTCAGCGCTGTCGTCATCCCGTTCTATCACCTGCTGTGCCGTTACGGCGTAGCGCTTATCGCCCATGGCCAGAACGTCACGCTGGTCATGAAAGACCATGTGCCGCAGCGCATTTTACTGAAGGATTTCCAGGGCGACATGCGTCTCGTAGACGAGGCATTCCCGGAGATGGAGAGCCTGCCGGAGCCGGTGAAAGCGGTGACCGCGCGTCTTGGCGCCGACTACATTATTCATGATTTACAGACGGGGCATTTTGTAACGGTGCTGCGTTTCGTCTCGCGCCTGACGGTACAGTGCGGCGTCAGTGAAACCCGGTTCTATCAGCTGCTGGCGGATGTACTGCAAAACTATATGGCCGCGCATCCGGCGATGGCGGCGCGATTCGCGCAATTTGATTTGTTTAAACCGCAAATCATCCGCGTGGTGCTAAACCCCGTCAAACTGACGTTCTCTGAGCATGACGGCGGCAGCCGCATGTTGCCCCACTATCTCACCGATCTTGATAACCCGCTGTATCTGGTCACCAGAGGGACCGCATCATGA
- a CDS encoding lysine N(6)-hydroxylase/L-ornithine N(5)-oxygenase family protein — protein MKTYDFIGIGIGPFNLSIAALAEGLDGFSSLFLERKPHFSWHPGMMVPDCHMQTSFLKDLVSAVEPTNRYSFLNYLVQRKKFYRFLTTEQRTVSREEFADYLCWAADNLSNLAFSQHVQQVRFDETSGLFEIETPRDRFQARHVCMGIGKQVNLPDCVPAQNDNCFHASEMMLRTPTLAGKRVAVVGGGQSGADLFLNIFRGEWGQPAALNWVSRRNNYNALDEAAFANEYFTPEYLESFAQLDEQTRCALLAEQKMTSDGVTAESLLAIYRAMYHRFEVLREKPWAHLLPSRSVTRVATQPQGQRLTLRHHLDNGEETLETDVVIFATGYRPAQPAFLAPLAQRLTLDEHEGFRVNTDFTLEWNGPATNHLFAVNAGMRSLGIAEPQLSLMAWRAARILNVAHPDEPFDLGTTPGVIHWRSRSDKEPRQVYQPVKSTDY, from the coding sequence ATGAAAACGTATGATTTCATCGGCATTGGCATCGGCCCGTTTAATCTCAGCATCGCCGCGCTCGCCGAAGGGCTTGACGGCTTCAGCTCGCTGTTCCTTGAACGAAAACCGCACTTCTCCTGGCATCCGGGCATGATGGTGCCGGACTGCCATATGCAGACCAGTTTCCTGAAAGATCTGGTCAGCGCCGTGGAGCCGACCAATCGCTACAGCTTCCTGAATTATCTGGTGCAGCGGAAAAAATTCTACCGCTTCCTGACGACTGAGCAGCGCACCGTATCCCGCGAAGAGTTCGCCGATTACCTGTGCTGGGCGGCGGACAACCTGAGCAACCTGGCGTTCAGTCAGCACGTGCAGCAGGTGCGATTCGACGAGACCAGCGGCCTGTTTGAAATTGAGACCCCGCGCGATCGCTTCCAGGCGCGTCATGTCTGCATGGGCATCGGTAAGCAAGTCAACCTGCCCGACTGCGTGCCTGCGCAAAACGACAATTGCTTCCACGCCAGCGAAATGATGCTCCGCACGCCGACGCTTGCCGGCAAGCGCGTCGCTGTCGTGGGCGGTGGTCAGAGCGGGGCCGATCTGTTCCTGAATATTTTCCGCGGGGAGTGGGGCCAGCCTGCTGCGCTGAACTGGGTTTCGCGCCGTAACAACTACAACGCACTCGATGAAGCCGCGTTCGCGAACGAGTATTTCACGCCGGAATATCTGGAAAGCTTCGCGCAGCTTGATGAACAAACACGCTGTGCACTACTCGCCGAGCAGAAGATGACCTCTGACGGCGTCACGGCCGAATCGCTGCTCGCGATTTACCGCGCGATGTATCACCGCTTTGAAGTCCTGCGTGAAAAACCGTGGGCACACCTGCTGCCCTCGCGCTCGGTGACTCGCGTGGCCACTCAGCCGCAGGGCCAGCGTCTGACGTTACGTCATCACCTCGATAACGGTGAAGAAACTCTGGAGACCGATGTGGTGATTTTCGCCACCGGCTACCGCCCTGCCCAGCCGGCGTTTCTCGCGCCGCTGGCGCAGCGCCTGACGCTGGACGAGCACGAAGGCTTCAGGGTCAATACCGATTTCACGCTGGAGTGGAATGGCCCAGCCACGAACCATCTTTTTGCCGTCAATGCCGGGATGCGAAGCCTTGGTATTGCGGAACCTCAGCTCAGCCTGATGGCCTGGCGGGCGGCGCGTATTCTTAATGTCGCGCACCCGGATGAGCCGTTTGACCTGGGCACCACACCCGGCGTGATCCACTGGCGTTCCCGGTCAGACAAGGAACCGCGTCAGGTTTATCAACCCGTAAAAAGCACTGACTACTAA
- a CDS encoding TonB-dependent siderophore receptor, which translates to MKRPYLWVLNPCLLAMLSASAWGAPQKEETLVVAASRTGHSAADMAQTTWVIEQAEIEQQVQGGKELKEVLAQLIPGMDVSSQGRTNYGMNMRGRSMMVMVDGVRMNSSRSDSRQLDSIDPFNIERIEVISGATSLYGGGSTGGLINIVTKKGQPETQLEFQTGAKSGFNSHNDHDENVAAAVSGGNDNASGRLSVAYQRYGGWYDGNGDEAIIDNTQTGLQYSDRLDVMGTGTLNIDDHQQLQLTTQYYKSQADGKHGLFLGENFSAVTGNGTARNKGNLDSDRLPGTERHLINLQYSNTDAWGQDLVAQIYYRDESLTYYPFPTLNGDKTRVTSIGASQQKTDFWGGKLTVNSKPLDALSLTYGVDAEHETFNANQQFFDLNKAAASGGMKLDNAYNVGRYPDYSITNLAPFLQASYDIEAITLSGGVRYQYTENKVDDFVGYTQQQGIATGKATSADAVPGGKTDYNNLLFNAGILGHLSERQQLWFNFSQGFELPDLAKYYGSGTYRLENGHYRLLKSVNVNDSRLDGIKVDSYELGWRYTGDNLRTQLAAYYSVSDKTININKTDMTITLDDDKRRIYGVEGQADYFFSDSDWSTGANFNAIKSETRVDGDWKKLTVDSASPSKVSAWVNWAPDNWTLRLQSTQTFDVSDDAGKKIDGYNTVDFMGSYALPVGKIAFSIENLLDEDYTTIWGQRAPGLYSPTYGSPDLYTYKGRGRTFGVNYSVLF; encoded by the coding sequence ATGAAGCGTCCTTATCTTTGGGTATTGAATCCTTGTTTGCTTGCCATGCTTTCCGCCTCTGCCTGGGGGGCGCCGCAGAAAGAAGAGACGCTGGTGGTTGCCGCCAGCCGTACCGGACACAGTGCTGCGGATATGGCACAGACCACATGGGTTATCGAACAGGCTGAGATTGAACAGCAGGTTCAGGGCGGTAAAGAGTTAAAAGAAGTCCTGGCGCAGCTCATTCCTGGCATGGACGTCAGCAGCCAGGGCCGTACCAATTACGGCATGAATATGCGCGGCCGCTCCATGATGGTGATGGTCGACGGTGTGAGAATGAACTCCTCACGCAGCGACAGCCGCCAGCTGGACTCCATCGATCCGTTTAACATTGAGCGCATCGAAGTGATTTCCGGCGCGACGTCGCTTTACGGCGGCGGCAGTACTGGCGGCTTGATCAATATCGTGACCAAAAAAGGGCAGCCAGAAACGCAGTTAGAATTCCAGACCGGTGCCAAAAGTGGCTTCAACAGTCATAACGATCATGATGAAAATGTGGCGGCCGCTGTCAGCGGCGGTAACGATAATGCGTCTGGTCGTCTCTCGGTTGCGTATCAGCGCTATGGCGGCTGGTATGACGGTAACGGCGATGAAGCCATTATTGATAATACCCAGACCGGTCTGCAGTACTCGGATCGACTGGACGTTATGGGCACCGGCACGCTGAATATTGATGACCACCAGCAGTTGCAACTCACGACGCAATACTACAAGAGTCAGGCCGATGGTAAGCACGGCCTGTTTCTGGGCGAGAATTTCTCGGCTGTTACAGGCAACGGCACTGCTCGTAACAAAGGCAATCTCGATTCCGATCGCCTGCCGGGCACCGAACGTCACCTGATTAACCTTCAGTACTCCAATACTGATGCATGGGGACAGGACCTGGTCGCACAAATTTATTACCGTGATGAAAGCCTCACCTACTATCCGTTCCCGACGCTTAACGGTGATAAAACGCGGGTGACCAGTATTGGCGCCTCGCAGCAGAAAACGGATTTTTGGGGCGGCAAACTGACCGTAAACAGCAAACCGCTCGATGCACTATCACTCACGTATGGCGTTGATGCCGAGCATGAAACCTTTAATGCCAACCAGCAGTTTTTTGATCTGAACAAAGCGGCTGCCAGCGGCGGCATGAAGCTGGACAATGCTTATAACGTAGGGCGCTATCCGGATTACAGCATTACCAACCTGGCGCCGTTCCTGCAGGCAAGTTATGACATTGAGGCGATCACCTTAAGCGGCGGGGTACGTTATCAGTACACCGAAAATAAGGTGGATGACTTTGTGGGTTACACCCAGCAGCAAGGCATTGCTACCGGCAAAGCCACCTCCGCTGATGCGGTGCCGGGCGGTAAAACGGATTATAACAATCTGCTGTTTAACGCAGGTATCCTTGGTCACCTCAGTGAACGCCAGCAGCTCTGGTTTAACTTTTCTCAGGGCTTTGAACTGCCGGATCTCGCCAAATATTACGGTTCCGGCACCTATCGTCTGGAGAATGGGCATTACCGCCTGCTCAAGAGCGTTAACGTCAATGATTCGCGGCTGGATGGCATTAAAGTCGACAGCTATGAACTGGGCTGGCGCTACACAGGCGATAATCTGCGTACGCAACTTGCCGCGTACTATTCTGTCTCTGACAAAACCATCAACATCAATAAAACCGATATGACCATCACCCTGGACGATGACAAGCGTCGTATCTATGGGGTGGAAGGCCAGGCGGATTACTTCTTCAGCGACAGCGACTGGAGCACCGGCGCGAACTTTAACGCCATCAAATCTGAAACCCGTGTCGATGGCGACTGGAAAAAGCTGACGGTTGACAGCGCCAGTCCGTCAAAAGTCAGTGCCTGGGTCAACTGGGCACCGGACAACTGGACGCTGCGCCTGCAAAGCACTCAGACCTTCGATGTTTCTGACGATGCGGGTAAAAAAATCGACGGCTACAACACCGTGGACTTTATGGGCAGCTATGCGCTCCCTGTCGGCAAAATCGCCTTCAGTATTGAAAACCTGCTGGATGAAGATTACACCACGATCTGGGGTCAGCGTGCGCCGGGGTTGTACAGCCCGACCTATGGCTCACCGGATCTCTATACCTACAAAGGGCGCGGCCGTACGTTCGGTGTGAATTACTCCGTTCTGTTCTGA
- a CDS encoding ParB family protein, whose protein sequence is MSTKRVTIGRTLTHSPFKESTDAETFTSVFVLNSGRKATFRLETVAPADVGDKTFVRQETNGRDQSALTPESLRDITRTLKFQQFFPAIGVKAGDRIEILDGSRRRAAALICHTGLTVLVTEAALSAEEARKLAKDIQTAKEHNIREVGLRLMALKEAGLNQKEIAEQEGLSQAKVTRALQAASVSATLLAFFPVQSELTFSDYKTLCAVEESLLKNEIALQTLIDTISGEVDIVLSEPDLAEDEVKNRIVRIIAREGELLTSPGPKDKAVIASLWRFPDKDRFARKRTKGRLFSYEFNRLSREVQDELDRAIENVLKKHLS, encoded by the coding sequence ATGAGCACAAAAAGAGTCACCATTGGCCGTACACTCACCCATTCGCCGTTTAAGGAAAGCACGGACGCCGAAACCTTCACCTCGGTGTTTGTTCTTAATTCCGGTCGCAAGGCCACATTCCGTCTGGAAACGGTCGCCCCTGCCGACGTTGGCGATAAAACGTTTGTACGGCAGGAAACCAACGGACGCGACCAGTCGGCGCTGACGCCGGAATCGCTGCGCGATATCACCCGTACCCTGAAATTCCAGCAGTTCTTCCCCGCCATTGGCGTGAAAGCGGGTGACCGCATCGAGATCCTCGACGGCTCCCGTCGTCGTGCCGCGGCGCTTATCTGCCACACCGGGCTGACCGTGCTGGTAACGGAAGCCGCGCTGAGCGCGGAAGAGGCGCGAAAGCTTGCCAAAGATATCCAGACTGCCAAAGAGCACAATATCCGCGAGGTAGGGCTGCGTCTGATGGCGCTGAAAGAAGCCGGACTGAATCAGAAAGAGATCGCGGAGCAGGAAGGGCTGTCGCAGGCGAAAGTAACCCGCGCGTTACAGGCTGCGTCGGTCTCGGCCACGCTGCTGGCCTTCTTCCCGGTACAGTCCGAACTCACCTTCAGCGACTACAAAACGCTCTGCGCCGTCGAGGAGTCGTTACTCAAAAATGAGATAGCGCTGCAGACGCTCATTGACACGATCTCCGGGGAAGTCGACATCGTACTGAGCGAACCGGATCTGGCGGAAGACGAAGTAAAAAATCGTATTGTGCGCATTATTGCACGCGAAGGCGAGCTGCTGACCTCCCCAGGCCCGAAGGACAAAGCCGTGATTGCCTCGCTCTGGCGCTTCCCGGACAAAGACCGCTTTGCGCGCAAGCGCACCAAAGGGCGTCTCTTCAGCTATGAATTTAACCGGCTGTCGCGCGAGGTTCAGGATGAGCTCGATCGTGCGATTGAAAATGTGCTGAAGAAGCATCTCTCCTGA
- a CDS encoding AAA family ATPase has product MMDSEQQLTKVAERSERMLLGLTEQIQHQKDELQENTFYQVYAKAALAKLPRLTRASVDYAVSEMEANGYVFDKRAAGSSTKYAMSVQNIIDLYHHRGVPKYRDRHDEAFTIFVGNLKGGVSKTVSTVSLAHALRVHPHLLFEDLRILVIDLDPQSSATMFLNHTRAVGTVDTTSAQAMLQNVTREELLEEFIVPSIVPGVDVMPASIEDAFIASRWEELCAEHLPGASIYAVLRKNIIDKIATDYDFIFVDSGPHLDAFLMNAIAASDVLFTPVPPAQVDFHSTLKYLTRLPELIALIEASGCQVRLQKNIGFMSKLLNKADHKLCHSLAKEIFGGDMLDVALPRLDGFERCGESFDTVISANPATYIGSSEALKNARAAAEDFAKAVFDRIEFIRMS; this is encoded by the coding sequence ATGATGGATAGTGAGCAGCAGTTGACGAAAGTTGCCGAACGTTCAGAAAGAATGCTTCTGGGCCTGACAGAGCAGATCCAGCATCAGAAAGATGAGCTTCAGGAAAATACCTTTTATCAGGTCTATGCCAAAGCCGCGCTGGCCAAACTCCCGCGCCTGACGCGCGCCAGCGTCGATTACGCGGTCAGTGAAATGGAAGCGAACGGTTACGTGTTTGATAAACGCGCCGCGGGCTCTTCCACCAAGTATGCGATGTCCGTTCAGAACATTATCGATCTCTATCATCATCGCGGCGTGCCCAAATACCGGGACCGCCATGATGAAGCGTTCACAATTTTTGTCGGTAATCTGAAAGGCGGTGTGTCCAAAACGGTCTCTACCGTCTCTCTGGCACATGCGCTGCGCGTTCACCCTCACCTGCTGTTTGAAGATCTGCGTATTCTGGTTATCGATCTCGATCCCCAGTCATCGGCAACGATGTTCCTTAACCATACCCGTGCGGTAGGCACCGTGGACACCACCAGCGCGCAGGCCATGCTGCAGAATGTGACGCGCGAGGAGCTGCTGGAAGAGTTTATCGTGCCATCTATCGTGCCGGGCGTGGATGTGATGCCCGCCTCTATCGAAGATGCTTTTATCGCCTCCCGCTGGGAAGAACTGTGTGCCGAACACCTGCCGGGCGCCAGTATCTACGCCGTGCTGCGTAAAAACATCATCGACAAAATCGCCACCGATTACGATTTTATTTTCGTCGACAGCGGCCCGCATCTTGACGCTTTTCTGATGAACGCCATTGCGGCGTCGGATGTGCTGTTCACGCCGGTCCCGCCAGCACAGGTGGATTTCCACTCGACGCTGAAATACCTCACCCGCCTGCCGGAACTGATTGCCCTGATTGAAGCGTCCGGCTGCCAGGTCAGGCTGCAGAAAAATATCGGTTTTATGTCGAAGCTCCTTAACAAGGCAGACCATAAGCTCTGTCACAGCCTCGCCAAGGAGATTTTCGGCGGCGATATGCTGGATGTCGCCCTGCCCCGCCTGGACGGGTTTGAGCGCTGCGGAGAATCCTTTGATACGGTGATCTCTGCTAACCCCGCCACCTACATCGGCAGCAGCGAAGCGCTGAAGAATGCCCGCGCCGCCGCTGAAGACTTTGCCAAAGCGGTTTTCGATCGCATTGAATTCATTCGTATGAGCTGA